Within the Salinibacterium sp. TMP30 genome, the region AGGCTGAATTGTTTCGGTGAAGCGGTAGCGGAAGTGGTGTCTATATTTTGGCGCTGATTACCCTGGTGGTGCGGCGGCCTGAGCGGTGACTAGGCGGGCCAGCGGGCGCTTGTTCTCGTCTTTTCGACGGCGTGCACGTATGGGCTTCTCGACGGCTTTATCTCGAAGCTTCAATATAAAAGCGGCTATCGAACGCAGGTTGAACGAGCTGATAGCGAGGGCGGGGACGAGATAGTTCGAGCTAAATCCGCGGCCAGAGCGCTTCCCGCGGTTTCCCAGGTCTTCTCGGTTTGCATCCTTGAACCGCGAGTTGGAGGCTTCGACGAGGTTGCGCATGCCGTAGTAACTTGCCCACTCTTCGCTCTTGTAGGCGAACCGTTGCAGGTGCTTGAGCGGCTGGAGGCGACGCGACTTACCTCCGCGCTTCTCGGACTTGACGACTGTCTCCGGAATCATCAACGGAATCATGATGCTGTTCTTGCCGTTGAGCGGAGCGTGTGGCACGGGGACCCGGTTGGATAGGTGAAGCGTTGGTAGCCGTCAGGGTCAGGCAGACCCTTGGCAATCATGCGGTAGTGGCTTCGGTTCTTTAGACGAGCGAGGAGGGCGGCGCGTTTCTGGTTGTAGTCGATGACGAGTTCGACCCCCGCTTTGCGGGCAGGGATATGGAACGTTTCGACTCGACTGTTGTTGTGGGCGCGGTCTGCCATGACGAGAAAACGGTCAAGGTCGAAGGCAGCCTTGTGTCGCTCAATGAGCTTCATTCCGTGCCCGACGAGCGCGCCGGGCTTATGAAAGCTGATGGCGGTGACGACGGATGGGAACAGCTCGCTTTCAGAAGGGCGATTCCAGGCTGTTGTTGCTGTTTCGACTTCGTACCCGGCGATATCGGTTTTCGCCCCCTTGCCGTCGTGGTTATCACCGCGACAATTTGGATTAAATACGGTGGTCAGAGCCCGATTGGGGGGTACAGTTTCTTCAGCAGGCTCGACTTGGCTGTAGGAGTAAGGCCGTCGGAGCTTAACGAAATGGAGCAACACCATGGCAACACTTCTCTGGATCATCGCGGCAATTCTCGTTATTTCTGGCATCGTCGCGATCTTTCGCCGCCAGCTTATCTGGGGCATTGTGCTCATCGTCTTGGGACTGCTGGTTGGTCCAGGTGGTGTGAGCCTCTTCACCTAAGGCCGCGGACCAGCGCGGTATGGAGCGCACGCCGAGTCCTGTGCTTCCCGACCGGGAGCGTGGGTCAGTAGTCGCTGCGCTGGCTATGTGGTGAGTCGCGGTGTAATGATTCCGCGCTTTTGCTGGTGACAGGGTGTGGCCGGGGGAGGTGCTGTCGTTCTGCGCCCCCAAGACCGGGTGTTGCGCGTCTCACCCTCTGCCGGATTTCGTCTGCGCGCCAGAGGAGGGCCGACCAGCGCCCCATTCCGGCTGCACTACGAAACCAACCGGGACAGGCCCGCGATCGGGGCCGCCGCTCGGTTAATCACTTGTGACCAGGTCGTTTGCATCTAAGAGCTCCTCGGTAGCAACAGCTTCGGCATAGCCGTTCGCCACGGGTACACCGCGGACGAGAATTGGTCCTGCGTGCGGTTGAACACGACGCCGAAGGCTCCCCGACTGCCCTCACCCCGTTATCGCGCTACCCCTATGAGAACCAGTCACCGACCGGCGCCCTTGAGTCCGCAGCGCTCGTGCTTGCTCTCTGGTGGGTTTGAGTTTATGCGACATGGGTAACTAATTGGCTCGACCCGGCACGTTTTCCAGTGCGTGCCGCGGTCATCGGGCTCGCGCTCGTCGGGCTCATCATGAGCGTCTCAATCTTTGAATCATTCGGCGATCGTGGTCTGACCTTCGCGATCGCGTACGTCGTGCTCCAGATCGGCCGCAAGGTATTCATGATCGCCGCCGTAGCCCGCCATAATCGCGATCTGTCCCACGATTTCGTCCGCGTCCTCATTTGGCTTGCTGCGTCGGGTGTCTTTTGGATCCTCGGCGGGCTCGTGTCGATCGAATTTCGGATCTGGTTCTGGCTCATTGCGTTCGGGATTGAATACATGTCGGGAGCGGTGGGATTCAGGCTTCCCGGACGAGGTTCGGCACGGATCGAAGACTGGGACATCTCCGGTTCGCACATCGCCCAACGCAGCGCCCTGTTCGTCATCATCGCGCTTGGTGAATTGTTTCTCGTTACCGGCTTTGCGTTCGTTGCCCAGGAGCCTTCCGTCGTCGGCGTCGCCTCTGTACTGCTCGCATTCGTCAACACGGTGACCCTGTGGTGGCTCTATTTCGACCACGCTGAGCGTGCACGGGTGAAGCGATCGCTCGTGCCGACAAACCGGGCCGAATTGGAAATCGCGCGTACACCTGCACTCACGCCATTATTGTCGCGGGGATCGTGCTCGGTTCGGTGGCAGACAAAGAGGTCCGCGGTCATCCGGATGACGCCGTTCGTGCTTTTCGCCGTGATGGCCGCGATTCTCGTAGCGACGGCGGCGTGGGAGACCGTCACCCGCGTGCGCGCAGGGGAAACGATGAGCAGGCAGGGTAGGGCCAGTTTTCGGTAACGGGAGCTGATGTCGCACAACTGAAGCGGGTGAGCACATTCGATACGGTCGATTGAGGCAGGCGCAGGTTTTTCCCGATCCGGTGCGGACTCCACCGTCGAGTGAACCTCGACGCGAGGATGTGCTGCTCGGTGTGACCAAACCTTCAGCAGTCCCCTTCTTTAGATCCTCAAAGCTACGGATCTATTCGGGCCGGACTGCTGGGATGTCCGCTGGTGTTGGAACGATTCGCGGCCTAGCCTGGAATCGGTTTCCGCGCTTTCAAAAACTGCGGTTCCTGATCAGGACTTTTTCAATCGAATGAAACCGCCACAACCTGCCGTTCCTGGACTCGGTTGTCTCCCACGTCATCTTCGCGTTGCGTGAAGCGCACTTGAGCCCGTCGTGCAACGCACTCAAGCGCGCGACAAACAGTGCCGATTCGTCAAAGCTCCACCGTTGAGAGGGCGCCAATTGACGAAGTAATAAGTGAAATATCGTGTCTTTGTCGAGAGATTCATTCGAACTTCATGGTTATTTCATAGAAACGTGTGGTTCTATTTGGGGATGGACTCCTTTATGAAGCCCACATTTGTCGTGCTGGAAAGCTCGACCCTTCGACTGCGGGAGGGTGTGAGCAACCGGTGAACCTATTCCCACGCCCGCGATTGATTCGTGGCTCCGCGCTTGAGCGGGCCATAAGCGCGCCGACCCTGCACACTCAGCGACTCGTGTTGCGCCCTCACCGCATGGACGATGCCCAGCGCTGGCAAGAGATCGAATCGTCGCCCGATGTGCGCGCCTACACCTCATGGCCCAAACGCACCGCTGCCGAGTCGCGTACACACCTTAAACACCGCACCAAGCATGTTGAGCTCAAACAGGCCGACGACTTTTTGGCGTTAGCTATCGAACACGACGGAAAGTTAGTGGGGGATGTCGGGCTGCATTTGCGGTCAGTTTCGCCCTCGACGCGTTTCGCGGAGATCAGTTGGATTCTGCACCCCGATAGCTATGGCCACGGTTACGCGGCTGAAGCCGCCACAGCAGTGATGGAATTCGCTTTCGCTGAAGTGCAGATTCGGTGGCTGGTGGCGATCGTCGATCCGGCCAACGCGGCATCCATCACGCTGGCTAGCCGCTTGGGCTTCACCCAGCTCGACAACGTTGAGGGGGCGCTGACTTTCGTCGCAAGCGGCCCACCCGCACGCCGCCAGAAGCCATACCGCGCAAGCTGACGTGCGCCCGTCCGGCGAAGGTGGAAATGCGGTGCTAGCGTGGCACCCACACCGTCGAAGGGAACGTCATCATGGCGAAAAAGGCCTACACTCCGGAGCAGCAAGTGGATCGGCTGCGGATTTACAACGTCGTCGCAGGCAGTCTGCATCTGCTGCAGGCGATCGGCTTTGCGGTGGTGCTCACGATGCTCAGTTCTCAGGTGCTGTTTGCAGTAACAGCCGACTACTTGGCCGGGCCTCCCGGGGTGCCGATCCCGCCCGAGCGCGTCACGCTGTTCGAAGTCAACATCGGCATCGGTGTTGTTGTGTTCCTCGCTCTCAGCGCGCTATTCCACTTCCTCATCTCTAGCCCGTGGTTCTTCGGCCGCTACAAGAATGGCCTTCTGCAGAATCGCAACTACTTCCGCTGGACCGAATATTCGCTGAGCTCGTCGATCATGATCTGGCTCATCCTGGCCATCAACGGTG harbors:
- a CDS encoding GPGG-motif small membrane protein; its protein translation is MATLLWIIAAILVISGIVAIFRRQLIWGIVLIVLGLLVGPGGVSLFT
- a CDS encoding GNAT family N-acetyltransferase; this encodes MNLFPRPRLIRGSALERAISAPTLHTQRLVLRPHRMDDAQRWQEIESSPDVRAYTSWPKRTAAESRTHLKHRTKHVELKQADDFLALAIEHDGKLVGDVGLHLRSVSPSTRFAEISWILHPDSYGHGYAAEAATAVMEFAFAEVQIRWLVAIVDPANAASITLASRLGFTQLDNVEGALTFVASGPPARRQKPYRAS